A stretch of Canis lupus familiaris isolate Mischka breed German Shepherd chromosome 11, alternate assembly UU_Cfam_GSD_1.0, whole genome shotgun sequence DNA encodes these proteins:
- the OR13J1 gene encoding olfactory receptor family 13 subfamily J member 1 (The RefSeq protein has 1 substitution compared to this genomic sequence), translated as MSPEHCNMELVNRTEIFEFFLKGFSGYPALEHLLFPLCSAMYLVTLLGNTAIVAVSVLDVHLHTPMYFFLGNLSILDICYTSTFVPLMLVHLLSAQKTISFVGCAIQMCLSLATGSTECLLLAIMAYDRYLAICRPLRYPVLMSHRLCLLLAGAAWGLCLVKSMTETVIAMRLPFCGHRMVSHFTCEILAVLKLACSDTSVSEVFLLVGAILLLPIPLAFICLSYTLILATILRVPSAAGRRKAFSTCSAHLAVVMLFYGTVIFMYMKPKSKEAHISDEVFTVLYAVVTPMLNPVIYSLRNKEVKEAARKVWCRSWTSK; from the coding sequence ATGTCTCCTGAGCACTGCAATATGGAGTTGGTCAATAGGACAGAGATCTTTGAGTTCTTTCTGAAAGGATTTTCTGGCTACCCAGCCCTGGagcacctgctcttccctctgtgctCAGCCATGTACCTGGTGACCCTGCTGGGGAACACAGCCATCGTGGCAGTGAGTGTCCTCGATGTCCACCTACACacgcccatgtacttcttcctgggCAACCTCTCCATCCTGGACATCTGCTACACATCTACCTTTGTGCCTCTGATGCTGGTCCACCTCCTGTCAGCCCAGAAGACCATCTCTTTTGTTGGCTGTGCAATCCAGATGTGTCTGAGCCTAGCCACAGGCTCCACAGAGTGTCTACTTCTTGCCATCATGGCCTACGATCGCTACCTGGCCATTTGCCGGCCACTCAGGTATCCCGTGCTCATGAGCCACCGGCTCTGCTTGTTGCTGGCAGGAGCCGCCTGGGGACTCTGTCTTGTCAAGTCAATGACTGAGACTGTCATTGCCATGAGGTTGCCTTTCTGTGGCCACCGCATGGTTAGTCACTTCACCTGTGAGATCCTGGCAGTGCTGAAGCTGGCATGCAGTGACACATCAGTCAGTGAAGTCTTCCTGCTGGTGGGTGCCATTCTGCTGCTGCCTATACCCCTGGCATTCATCTGCCTGTCCTACACACTTATCCTGGCCACCATCCTGAGAGTGCCCTCAGCAGCTGGGCGTCGcaaagccttctccacctgctcAGCACACCTGGCTGTGGTGATGCTGTTCTACGGCATCGTCATATTCATGTACATGAAACCCAAGAGCAAGGAGGCCCACATCTCTGATGAGGTCTTCACAGTCCTCTATGCTGTTGTCACACCTATGCTGAACCCTGTCATCTACAGCTTGAGGAACAAGGAGGTAAAGGAGGCTGCCAGGAAAGTATGGTGTAGGAGTTGGACGTCCAAGTGA